One window of the Waddliaceae bacterium genome contains the following:
- the bamD gene encoding outer membrane protein assembly factor BamD produces MKKNVIFALITTSIMIAAAAPAEAAYVVREGRLIKKQYAAKYSAEDHYDLGLKALEKKKWKKAIEQFKVLKVNYPESTLIPSSIFYLGVAYFQNNDIDMANKHFIAYLNMPDHTTFFEKTWEFRYAVAEKLRKGAQKHLFGLEAMPKIVVDRSSALEIYDSLITALPGKEVAIKAMFSKGQLLEAMDDNVEAADVYNTIIHKHPKHELAAESFLAVARLYKKQSAKSANNFDVLQLAKINAACFAKEFPKNPKTKEVNAFVADMEEDYAKNLYNTGKFYEKIKKPKASALYYFRVLQQFPSTTSAKDCNKRLDALHKEVAELELHIDASENPSA; encoded by the coding sequence ATGAAAAAAAATGTAATCTTTGCCCTTATAACAACCAGTATAATGATAGCAGCAGCAGCCCCCGCCGAGGCAGCATATGTCGTTAGGGAAGGCAGGCTGATAAAAAAACAATACGCCGCAAAATACTCTGCCGAAGACCACTATGACCTAGGCCTTAAAGCCTTGGAAAAGAAAAAGTGGAAGAAAGCTATAGAGCAGTTCAAGGTATTGAAAGTCAACTACCCAGAAAGCACTCTCATCCCGTCGTCAATATTCTATCTGGGAGTAGCATACTTCCAGAACAACGATATCGATATGGCAAATAAACACTTCATAGCATATCTCAATATGCCCGACCATACAACTTTCTTCGAGAAAACATGGGAATTCCGCTACGCCGTAGCAGAAAAATTGCGAAAAGGTGCGCAGAAACACCTCTTCGGGCTGGAGGCTATGCCGAAAATCGTCGTAGATAGGAGCAGCGCATTAGAGATCTATGATTCTTTGATAACAGCACTTCCAGGGAAAGAAGTCGCTATAAAAGCTATGTTTTCAAAAGGACAGCTACTCGAAGCTATGGATGACAATGTCGAAGCTGCAGATGTCTATAATACCATAATACATAAACACCCCAAACATGAACTCGCAGCAGAAAGCTTCCTCGCCGTAGCACGACTATATAAAAAACAGAGCGCTAAAAGCGCAAATAACTTCGACGTACTTCAGCTCGCCAAAATAAACGCCGCATGCTTTGCAAAGGAATTCCCTAAAAATCCAAAAACAAAAGAAGTTAACGCATTCGTTGCCGATATGGAAGAAGACTACGCGAAAAACCTTTATAATACAGGGAAATTCTACGAGAAAATAAAAAAACCAAAAGCGTCAGCACTCTACTATTTCAGAGTATTACAACAATTTCCATCGACAACAAGCGCAAAAGATTGTAATAAAAGACTTGATGCGCTACATAAAGAAGTAGCAGAATTAGAACTTCATATCGATGCAAGCGAAAACCCTTCAGCATAG
- the dnaE gene encoding DNA polymerase III subunit alpha: MSWVPLHVHSQYSILDATASVKRIAEKAAALEMPAVAITDHGNMFGAVDFFKACSSKGVKPIIGCEVYVATTSRHEKQRIAGKKNAYHLVLLAKNQEGYHNICKLSSIGHLEGFYYVPRVDKEALEQYSEGVICLSGCLSGRVTALAADEAVTDDVLYEEIQWYQKLYGEDYYLELHRHRMSHDAIVADGVDMETWLYHDYKSFIEKQERADARIIQASKDLGIRCVATNDSHYIEREEWRAHEIFLNIQSGEPCEIWERDAAGNATTKVPNPRRRAYSSHECYFKSAEQMAELFADVPDAITATADIAAMCNVEIDFETKHYPMYYPPDYGDKKLTKEKHNDVVAEYLVKLCSESIEKRYNTESLEEVQKKYPDKAPLDVIKERLKYEMSVIAPKGLCDYLLIVYDFIKWSKDNNIPVGPGRGSGAGSIICYLIGITDIEPLRFNLLFERFINPERMSYPDIDVDICMERRGEVIDYMVKKYGQGNIAQIITFGTMKAKMAIKDVGRVLSMPLAKVNALTKLIPDELNITIERSLEIDPDLLREYNEDPEAHQVIDIGRKLEGSIRNTGVHAAGVIVSAEPIIEKIPICRAKDSEMSLTQYAMKPVEAVGMLKVDFLGLKTLTAIQKAVASIRERTGEDIDSAKLPLDDAETFEMLNKGDTLGVFQLESGGMRDLARNLHLDKFEEIIAMVSLYRPGPMDMIPSYVNRKHGREEIEYDHPWLEDILKETYGIMVYQEQVMQIAGSLANFSLGEGDVLRRAMGKKDMKQMSEMRKKFQEGAAENDIDEKTAALIFDKMEKFAEYGFNKSHAAAYAYIAYTTAYLKAHYPTEWMAALMSCDSDDVEKVAKFINEAHKMGIPTLPPDVNDAGKEFAPTDKGIRFAMTAIRGIGEGAVEAIVTERTKNGKYTTLYDFVKRIDTKKVGKKAAENLADAGCFDFTTWTRDAMRQSVEKMYASAAKEREDETHGVISLFTLIEEDQEDLFSSPPDVVAPSTENETFMREKDLLGFFLTGHPMDSYEDTMEKLSCVPLKTSKDIDIGGTFRTAFIIEDSNVKISSKSLRKFAILTISDGEERYELPIWPEMYEEKTHLFDTNKLIYAVVNVQEREGNRQLQCRWCDDLTDVNETMIRSCDNAYDKAKFSEKITRRNDNNKSSKDSGTKRQQPKKPPKAPQQQQQQQINTPSLTINVDANNADLTTILVIKDVLLKHSGDIPVTLDICDDNTTTQIAVGKKYHVNDKKRVHDIVKNVTGVIDTVKV, encoded by the coding sequence ATGTCCTGGGTACCACTACACGTTCACTCGCAATATTCTATCCTCGACGCTACAGCATCGGTTAAGAGGATAGCAGAAAAAGCCGCAGCATTAGAGATGCCTGCAGTGGCAATAACCGACCATGGAAATATGTTCGGCGCAGTAGATTTCTTCAAAGCATGCTCTTCTAAAGGCGTTAAACCAATAATAGGCTGTGAAGTTTATGTTGCTACAACATCGCGCCATGAGAAACAGCGCATCGCCGGAAAGAAAAACGCCTATCACCTCGTCCTTCTTGCAAAAAACCAGGAAGGATACCATAACATATGCAAACTTTCGTCGATAGGACACCTCGAAGGATTCTACTACGTCCCTCGCGTCGACAAAGAAGCCCTAGAACAGTATAGCGAAGGAGTGATATGCCTGTCTGGATGTCTTAGCGGCAGAGTAACAGCCCTTGCTGCCGACGAGGCCGTCACCGACGATGTTCTTTACGAAGAAATACAGTGGTATCAGAAACTTTATGGCGAAGACTATTACCTAGAACTACACCGACATCGTATGTCCCACGACGCCATCGTCGCCGACGGCGTTGACATGGAAACATGGCTTTACCACGACTACAAGAGCTTCATAGAAAAACAAGAAAGAGCCGACGCACGAATTATACAGGCATCGAAAGACCTAGGAATTCGCTGCGTCGCCACAAACGATAGCCACTACATCGAAAGAGAAGAATGGCGGGCACATGAGATATTCCTTAATATACAGTCAGGAGAGCCTTGCGAGATATGGGAACGCGATGCCGCAGGAAACGCTACAACAAAAGTTCCTAACCCCAGAAGAAGGGCATACTCCTCACACGAATGTTACTTCAAAAGCGCAGAACAGATGGCAGAACTCTTCGCAGATGTCCCCGACGCAATAACAGCGACGGCAGACATCGCAGCGATGTGTAACGTCGAGATCGACTTCGAAACAAAACACTACCCCATGTATTATCCGCCAGATTATGGCGATAAAAAGCTGACAAAGGAAAAACATAACGACGTCGTAGCAGAATACCTTGTAAAACTATGCTCGGAGAGCATAGAAAAACGCTACAACACAGAAAGCCTAGAAGAAGTACAGAAGAAATATCCCGATAAAGCCCCGCTCGACGTAATAAAAGAACGCCTAAAATATGAGATGAGCGTCATAGCACCAAAAGGGCTGTGCGACTACCTACTTATAGTATACGACTTCATAAAATGGTCTAAAGATAACAACATCCCTGTAGGACCAGGACGTGGATCAGGGGCCGGCTCGATAATATGCTACCTCATCGGTATAACAGACATCGAGCCACTAAGATTCAACCTCCTCTTCGAACGTTTTATCAACCCAGAACGTATGTCATACCCCGATATCGATGTAGATATCTGTATGGAACGCCGCGGTGAAGTAATCGACTATATGGTAAAGAAATATGGTCAAGGAAATATAGCACAGATAATAACCTTCGGGACGATGAAGGCGAAGATGGCGATAAAAGACGTAGGAAGAGTCTTGAGTATGCCTCTAGCAAAAGTCAACGCCCTGACGAAACTTATCCCCGATGAGCTAAATATCACCATCGAAAGATCACTGGAAATCGACCCTGATCTGCTAAGGGAATATAATGAAGACCCAGAAGCACACCAGGTTATCGATATCGGAAGGAAGCTAGAAGGCTCTATACGTAACACTGGCGTCCACGCTGCAGGAGTAATAGTTTCGGCAGAACCCATAATCGAAAAGATTCCAATATGCCGCGCCAAAGACTCCGAGATGTCACTGACACAATACGCTATGAAGCCTGTAGAAGCTGTGGGGATGCTTAAAGTCGACTTCCTAGGGCTTAAAACACTGACGGCAATACAGAAAGCCGTTGCTTCTATACGAGAACGTACCGGCGAAGATATCGATAGCGCAAAACTCCCTCTCGACGATGCCGAAACCTTCGAAATGCTTAACAAAGGCGATACCCTAGGAGTCTTCCAACTGGAATCCGGTGGCATGCGCGACCTCGCACGAAATCTGCACCTCGATAAGTTCGAAGAGATAATCGCTATGGTGTCATTGTACCGCCCAGGGCCGATGGATATGATACCGTCGTATGTCAACAGAAAACACGGACGCGAAGAGATAGAATACGACCACCCGTGGCTTGAAGATATCCTAAAAGAAACATACGGTATCATGGTATACCAGGAACAGGTTATGCAGATAGCAGGCTCCCTGGCAAATTTTTCCCTAGGAGAAGGTGACGTGCTACGGCGCGCTATGGGAAAAAAAGATATGAAACAGATGTCAGAGATGCGGAAGAAATTCCAGGAAGGAGCAGCAGAGAACGATATCGATGAGAAAACAGCGGCACTTATCTTCGATAAGATGGAGAAGTTCGCTGAATATGGCTTCAATAAATCCCACGCAGCAGCATACGCCTATATAGCATACACCACAGCATACCTGAAAGCTCACTACCCAACAGAATGGATGGCAGCATTGATGAGCTGCGACAGCGACGACGTAGAAAAAGTCGCTAAGTTCATAAACGAAGCACATAAAATGGGAATACCAACGCTTCCGCCAGATGTTAACGACGCAGGGAAAGAATTCGCCCCCACCGACAAAGGTATACGCTTCGCAATGACAGCAATACGTGGCATAGGAGAAGGCGCCGTCGAAGCTATAGTAACAGAAAGAACGAAGAACGGAAAATACACCACACTATACGACTTCGTAAAACGTATCGACACAAAAAAAGTAGGGAAAAAAGCCGCAGAAAACCTCGCCGACGCAGGATGTTTCGACTTCACAACATGGACGCGTGACGCTATGCGACAAAGCGTAGAAAAAATGTATGCCTCTGCTGCAAAAGAACGCGAAGATGAAACTCACGGCGTAATATCACTGTTCACCCTCATAGAAGAAGATCAAGAAGATCTATTCTCCTCGCCGCCAGACGTCGTAGCGCCAAGTACAGAAAATGAGACGTTTATGAGAGAAAAAGATCTGCTGGGATTCTTCCTAACAGGACACCCCATGGACTCCTACGAAGATACCATGGAAAAACTCTCGTGTGTGCCACTGAAGACATCGAAAGATATCGATATCGGCGGTACCTTCAGAACAGCGTTTATAATAGAAGATAGTAACGTAAAGATCTCTTCGAAAAGCCTTCGTAAGTTCGCCATCCTGACAATAAGCGACGGAGAAGAACGCTACGAACTGCCAATATGGCCAGAAATGTACGAAGAAAAAACACACCTGTTCGATACAAATAAACTGATATACGCCGTCGTCAACGTACAAGAACGTGAAGGCAATAGACAACTACAATGTCGCTGGTGTGACGACCTTACAGACGTCAACGAGACGATGATACGCTCATGCGATAATGCCTACGACAAAGCAAAATTCTCAGAGAAAATAACACGACGTAACGATAACAACAAAAGCAGTAAAGACAGTGGCACAAAACGACAGCAACCGAAAAAACCGCCGAAAGCCCCGCAACAACAACAGCAACAACAAATAAACACTCCCTCTCTAACAATCAACGTCGATGCCAACAACGCCGACCTCACAACAATACTCGTAATAAAAGATGTCCTACTGAAACATTCCGGCGATATCCCAGTAACCCTCGACATATGTGACGACAACACAACAACACAGATAGCAGTAGGAAAAAAATATCACGTCAACGACAAAAAACGAGTACACGATATCGTGAAAAATGTTACAGGCGTCATCGACACCGTGAAAGTTTGA
- a CDS encoding D-alanyl-D-alanine carboxypeptidase codes for MFRRCYNIIIITMIMALMPALCYAEQLHFSTKARSAIIMNADTGAIIYEKKAHKPEDPASITKVASALYALKNIDNLDVVLEGTQEAIGAISPAAKKHLKYTKPAYWLEFGSSHMGIKKGEKLHLRVLFQGMLLSSANDASNLIAQYVSGSIPTFMEELNIYLRDEIGCKNTTFHNPHGLYFPGHHTTAYDMALIAREAIKIPFFREVILMTKYQRPKTNMQKSTWMPAFNRLVKKKSEHYYPHAFGIKTGYTTDAQNTLVAAAEKDGRTLIAVVFHYDKRDKMFEDIIMMFETAFREKKIQKRLLKKGMQKASLKLKKSNRTLKVAIDSDVVFDSYPSEEQKLTALVHWNKDITLPVNKGQHVGNIHIVNERNETIQEVPLKAIHDVNIAWYNKLKSWL; via the coding sequence GTGTTTCGAAGATGTTATAACATTATAATTATTACTATGATAATGGCTCTTATGCCAGCCCTTTGCTACGCCGAACAGCTACACTTCTCAACGAAAGCACGGTCAGCAATCATTATGAATGCCGACACCGGAGCTATCATATATGAAAAAAAGGCCCATAAACCCGAAGACCCTGCCAGTATAACAAAGGTGGCGTCGGCATTATATGCTCTTAAAAATATCGATAACCTCGACGTTGTCCTCGAAGGAACACAAGAAGCTATAGGTGCTATATCGCCAGCGGCAAAGAAACATCTGAAATATACAAAACCAGCATACTGGCTGGAATTCGGCTCTTCACATATGGGAATAAAAAAAGGAGAGAAACTACATCTTCGCGTGCTCTTCCAAGGGATGCTTCTGTCCTCGGCAAACGATGCCTCAAACCTCATAGCACAATACGTTAGCGGTAGCATACCAACCTTCATGGAAGAGTTAAACATATACCTCCGCGACGAGATAGGATGTAAAAATACTACATTCCATAACCCACATGGACTATATTTTCCGGGACACCATACCACCGCATACGATATGGCATTAATAGCCAGAGAGGCTATAAAGATACCATTTTTCCGCGAAGTTATCCTTATGACGAAATATCAGCGGCCTAAGACCAATATGCAAAAATCTACATGGATGCCCGCATTTAACAGGCTCGTTAAAAAGAAAAGCGAGCACTACTACCCTCATGCTTTCGGAATAAAAACAGGATATACCACCGATGCACAAAATACCCTAGTGGCCGCCGCAGAAAAAGATGGAAGAACGTTGATAGCTGTAGTGTTCCATTATGACAAACGTGATAAAATGTTCGAAGATATTATCATGATGTTTGAAACAGCCTTCCGTGAAAAGAAAATACAGAAAAGACTTCTAAAAAAAGGAATGCAAAAAGCTTCGCTGAAACTAAAAAAAAGCAACAGAACATTAAAAGTCGCTATCGATAGCGATGTCGTCTTCGATAGCTACCCCTCAGAAGAACAAAAATTAACGGCCCTTGTACACTGGAACAAAGACATAACACTCCCAGTCAATAAAGGACAACACGTCGGAAATATCCATATCGTCAACGAGCGCAACGAAACAATACAAGAAGTTCCACTGAAAGCAATTCACGACGTAAATATCGCATGGTATAACAAACTCAAAAGTTGGCTATAA
- a CDS encoding ATP-binding protein yields the protein MEIDEEKKNFPAKLENLHDMMVFVAESAKKQSLEDKNIEEIILAVEEAVANIIKYAYPNSDGDIEIRCSPEGNSGIGITIIIKDKGIPFNPLEHDEEIDVSAPIEEREIGGLGIFMMQKIMDHVLYSRENDSNILTMTKK from the coding sequence ATGGAAATAGATGAAGAGAAAAAAAACTTTCCTGCGAAACTAGAAAATCTGCACGACATGATGGTCTTCGTCGCCGAAAGCGCAAAAAAACAAAGCCTCGAGGATAAAAATATCGAAGAAATAATCCTCGCCGTAGAAGAAGCCGTTGCAAATATTATAAAATACGCATACCCCAACAGCGACGGTGATATAGAGATAAGATGCTCACCAGAAGGTAACTCAGGAATCGGGATAACAATAATCATTAAAGATAAAGGAATCCCATTCAACCCACTTGAACATGACGAAGAAATCGATGTCAGCGCACCAATAGAAGAAAGGGAAATAGGAGGACTAGGAATTTTTATGATGCAAAAAATAATGGATCACGTGTTGTATTCTAGAGAAAATGATTCCAATATCCTCACAATGACGAAAAAATAA
- the rsmA gene encoding ribosomal RNA small subunit methyltransferase A, whose product MPLYRLSDLKDFLDDVGVQAKRSMSQNFLVDGNIVKNSIDIAAVIADDVIVEIGSGPGVFTEELLCRGATVVAIEKDDVFARALTRLQTADNRLHIVADDALTTDITAHISPLLRGGAKAKIVASIPYSITTPLLQRCIALRDIFSCAVFIVQDDVASKAVSRPGDKNYSFLSVFLKNYCHVKYSFTIKNSCFYPRPKVSSAALSLEFRDEPLLSEELLGHVREAFLQRRKMLRSSLKEYYSSESIMAALESIGKPSTARPEELSLEDFVNIFQILIIDNEKQSHESFRRQDFSPQSHREHREK is encoded by the coding sequence ATGCCTTTATATCGTCTTAGCGACCTAAAAGATTTTCTCGATGATGTCGGTGTTCAAGCAAAAAGAAGCATGTCGCAGAACTTCCTCGTCGATGGTAACATCGTCAAAAACAGTATCGACATTGCCGCTGTTATTGCCGATGATGTTATTGTAGAGATAGGTTCTGGTCCTGGTGTTTTCACTGAAGAGCTTTTGTGTCGTGGTGCTACCGTCGTTGCCATAGAGAAAGATGACGTCTTTGCTAGGGCGCTTACACGCCTGCAGACCGCTGACAACAGGCTTCACATCGTCGCCGACGACGCTCTTACCACCGACATTACGGCGCATATATCCCCTCTTCTTCGTGGTGGTGCCAAGGCGAAGATCGTTGCGAGCATACCTTATAGCATCACAACGCCATTGTTACAGAGATGTATCGCTTTGCGTGATATTTTCTCTTGTGCCGTCTTCATCGTCCAGGATGATGTTGCCAGCAAGGCGGTATCGCGTCCTGGCGACAAGAATTATTCCTTTCTTTCAGTTTTCTTGAAGAACTACTGTCACGTGAAATATTCTTTCACGATAAAAAATTCGTGTTTCTATCCCCGTCCGAAGGTATCGTCGGCGGCATTGTCGTTAGAGTTCCGTGACGAACCTCTTCTTTCTGAAGAGCTTTTAGGGCATGTCCGTGAAGCGTTTTTACAAAGACGTAAGATGCTAAGGTCGTCGCTGAAAGAGTATTATTCTAGTGAAAGTATCATGGCAGCATTGGAATCGATAGGGAAGCCTTCTACGGCGCGCCCTGAAGAGCTTTCTCTTGAAGATTTCGTGAACATCTTTCAAATTTTGATTATTGATAACGAAAAACAGAGCCATGAAAGCTTCAGAAGACAGGATTTTTCACCACAGAGCCACAGAGAACACAGAGAGAAATAG